The following coding sequences lie in one Lolium perenne isolate Kyuss_39 chromosome 2, Kyuss_2.0, whole genome shotgun sequence genomic window:
- the LOC127335065 gene encoding uncharacterized protein, which yields MAILISSIASKALALYTPEVSRHRRSTVLSSSAHRRQIFTGLSMKSWGINGNVPPTRGATQIPAAVPGPEKLLRGNVPIPNMPHWATLVVGAVLVAIPIYRKIRALEDKVEKTAEVAIEVIDTVAEAAEKVAGEVSEAFPDNEKLKEAASRIKNIADAIEEDAQKAEALIHKVDEIVKEVESVVDPIIDRLGNEGPGDHTEITQGEDTNDEAKKSN from the exons ATGGCGATCCTCATATCTTCCATTGCTTCCAAGGCCTTGGCGCTATACACTCCAGAGGTTTCTCGGCATCGACGGAGCACAGTTCTATCTTCATCAGCTCATCGCCGGCAAATCTTTACCGGCTTATCCATGAAGTCTtggggcatcaacggcaatgtccCGCCAACAAGAGGAGCAACGCA AATCCCTGCAGCTGTCCCAGGCCCCGAAAAACTGCTAAGAGGAAACGTCCCAATACCCAACATGCCTCATTG GGCTACGTTGGTCGTTGGTGCTGTCTTAGTTGCAATTCCTATTTACAGAAAGATAAGAGCACTGGAAG ATAAGGTGGAGAAGACGGCAGAGGTAGCAATCGAGGTGATCGACACGGTAGCTGAAGCTGCCGAGAAAGTCGCCGGCGAAGTGTCCGAAGCGTTTCCCGACAATGAAAAGCTCAAGGAGGCGGCATCCAGGATCAAGAACATCGCAGATGCGATCGAGGAGGATGCCCAGAAAGCCGAGGCCCTGATCCATAAG GTTGACGAGATAGTGAAAGAGGTCGAATCCGTAGTGGATCCTATCATCGACAGACTCGGGAATGAGGGACCGGGGGATCATACAGAAATAACCCAAGGGGAAGATACAAACGACGAGGCGAAGAAAAGCAATTAA